Proteins from one Candidatus Desulfatibia profunda genomic window:
- a CDS encoding class I SAM-dependent RNA methyltransferase produces the protein MFKYQKTNRYFAQLPGGFETLAAAELEDLGASRLEPGFRGIHFSADHAALYAINYKARMITRVLAPLISFQCRDRDDLYRAGRSIDWTIFFALKHTFGIFANVADNANIRHSKFAALCLKDAVADFFRQRLGERPNVDPTNPDIWLNLYIERNKGTISLDTSGGSLHRRGYRHKTVEAPMQETVAAAMVELSGWNGEKPIYDPMCGCGMLLCEALMKYCRLPAGFLKQNFGFRFLPDFDNNLWESVKIKADENIRQLPDGLIAGSDIADIAVESAGINCRALPGGDRIELSRKDFKDISGLENRVIVCNPPYGIRLKPADDLGEFYRNFGDFLKQRCRGSQAYIYFGNREMLKKIGLKPAWKKPLKNAGLDGRVAKYELY, from the coding sequence TTGTTTAAGTATCAGAAAACAAACCGTTACTTTGCCCAGCTCCCCGGAGGGTTTGAGACGCTTGCCGCCGCGGAACTCGAAGATTTAGGGGCAAGCCGGCTTGAGCCGGGATTTCGCGGCATTCATTTTTCCGCAGACCATGCGGCCTTGTACGCTATCAACTATAAAGCCCGCATGATTACAAGGGTTCTGGCCCCCCTGATATCGTTTCAGTGCCGCGACCGCGACGATCTTTACCGTGCGGGAAGATCCATCGACTGGACAATATTTTTTGCACTAAAACACACCTTCGGAATATTTGCCAATGTCGCGGACAACGCCAACATCCGGCATTCAAAATTTGCGGCCCTCTGTCTGAAGGACGCTGTTGCGGATTTTTTCAGGCAAAGGCTTGGCGAACGGCCGAATGTGGACCCAACAAACCCGGATATCTGGCTGAACCTTTATATTGAAAGAAACAAAGGAACCATCAGCCTCGATACCTCCGGCGGCTCCCTGCATCGCCGCGGCTACCGGCATAAAACCGTTGAGGCGCCCATGCAGGAAACCGTTGCTGCGGCCATGGTGGAGCTTTCCGGCTGGAATGGTGAAAAACCAATCTATGATCCCATGTGCGGTTGCGGAATGCTTCTATGTGAAGCCCTGATGAAATACTGCCGGCTACCGGCCGGTTTTTTAAAGCAAAACTTCGGTTTTCGTTTCCTGCCCGATTTCGATAACAACCTTTGGGAAAGCGTAAAAATAAAGGCGGATGAAAACATCCGGCAACTGCCCGACGGACTTATCGCCGGCAGTGATATCGCCGATATTGCGGTGGAATCCGCCGGAATCAATTGCCGTGCGCTTCCCGGCGGCGACCGGATTGAACTGTCCCGCAAAGATTTTAAAGATATTTCCGGCCTTGAGAATAGGGTTATTGTGTGTAATCCGCCCTATGGAATCCGTTTAAAACCTGCTGACGATCTTGGCGAATTTTATAGAAATTTCGGCGATTTTTTAAAACAGCGCTGCAGGGGATCACAGGCATACATTTATTTTGGCAACCGGGAGATGCTGAAAAAAATCGGCCTGAAACCGGCCTGGAAAAAACCGTTGAAAAACGCCGGGCTGGACGGTCGGGTTGCAAAGTATGAGCTGTATTGA
- a CDS encoding DUF2914 domain-containing protein, whose product MFKKIFLMILCLAFLSPQSILAEAGSIEIVEVALARNIVDRQPANVFEPSGFCGRSEGKENLIPVIHSKTDTLVYLWTRVKAPAEETLLCTWFKAGMGWEKMGEITLAVKKSDSYRTWSSKKIVPGVHNGKWMVVISRASDPETALCKVDFEVID is encoded by the coding sequence ATGTTCAAGAAAATTTTTCTTATGATTCTATGCCTGGCTTTTTTGTCTCCGCAATCTATTTTGGCAGAAGCCGGGAGCATTGAAATCGTCGAGGTTGCTTTGGCGCGGAATATCGTTGACCGCCAGCCGGCAAATGTCTTTGAGCCGTCTGGTTTCTGCGGAAGGTCCGAAGGCAAGGAAAATCTGATTCCAGTCATACATTCAAAAACCGACACACTCGTATATCTCTGGACCCGGGTGAAAGCGCCGGCCGAGGAGACGCTGCTTTGTACCTGGTTCAAGGCCGGCATGGGCTGGGAAAAAATGGGCGAGATCACCCTGGCGGTTAAGAAATCCGACAGCTATCGAACCTGGAGCTCCAAAAAAATTGTGCCGGGCGTTCACAACGGCAAATGGATGGTGGTCATCAGCAGGGCTTCGGATCCGGAAACGGCCCTGTGCAAAGTCGACTTTGAAGTCATAGATTAA